One window of Thermovirga sp. genomic DNA carries:
- a CDS encoding helix-turn-helix domain-containing protein, which translates to MITEFKKIKKELLKSSQFREEYEKLSSEYQIARMLILARKEAGMTQQEVAERMRTSQSAIARIESGKPGNLRSIERYANATGNRVKIDLVRAASSGSRKTDL; encoded by the coding sequence ATTCAAAAAGATCAAAAAAGAACTTCTTAAAAGCTCCCAATTCAGAGAGGAATACGAGAAACTCTCCAGCGAATACCAGATCGCCAGAATGTTGATCCTCGCACGCAAGGAGGCCGGAATGACCCAGCAGGAAGTGGCGGAAAGGATGAGAACCTCACAGTCAGCCATCGCCAGGATCGAGTCGGGAAAACCGGGAAACCTTCGATCGATCGAAAGATATGCAAATGCCACCGGGAACAGAGTAAAGATAGATCTTGTAAGAGCGGCAAGCAGCGGATCAAGGAAAACTGATCTTTAA